The window CGCGTCCTCGCCGCGGCACCCGACGATGTCGTCCTGTGCCCAGATTCGAGCGCGATTCTCGTTCGGACGGAGCGTTCCGCGACGGCATGACCCGGCGAGCGTCGGGGTAGGATCGACGAAGCGAACGGGCCGGCCAGACGGTCGCGTCATCCGGCAACGGATGCCGAGGAACGTCCGGGCTCCACAGGGCAGGACGGTGGGTAACACCCACCCGGGGCAACCCGCGAGACAGTGCCACAGAAAACAGACCGCCCCCTCGGGGGTCAGGGTGAAAAGGTGGGGTAAGAGCCCACCGGGTGCCTGGTGACAGGCATCGCACGGTAAACCTCGTCCGGAGCAAGGTCAGACAGGGGACGGTGACGCTGCCCGCCGAGTCCCCGGGTGGACCGCTGGAGGCGTGCGGCGACGTACGCCCGAGAGAGATGGCCGTCACGGGCTTCGGCCCGGACAGAACCCGGCGTACCGGCCGACCCGTTCGCATCGACATCGGTCCGGGAACCACTGCCTCGGACCACGACGCACGCTCGTACGTCTCCGCTCGCGACGGGAGGGACCATGCCGGAGAGCGACGCCCGGGCCGTGCGGTCCGCGTTCATCACGAACGTCGAGGACAGCATCCGTCGCCGTGAGCCCGTCGAGCGGACGTGGGGCGACATCGTCTGGGCGTGGTGCGACGTGGACGGAGCGGTCGTCACGGCGGTCGCCCAGCTCGCGGACATGCCGTTCCCGCTCGGGATCCGGCTCGATTGCAACTGGTCGATGCGTCCCGACGAGTGGGAGTTCCAGGCATGGATGCTCGCCGAGGTCATCATCGAACCGCACGGCACCGACGTGTCGGTCTTCCGCTGCAGCCACGGTGGGATCGGGTGGATGGGGGACCTGGACGGCTTCGAGGATGCCGGGGAGCTCGCGCTCACCGAATCGCGGACCGACCCTGACGTGCCTCGTCCAGGAGCTCGGCGCATCCCCCTCGGGCGGTAGCGCTGATCGCGTACGACACGGACGCGGGGCCCGGCGAACAGGCGCCGGGCCCCGCGTCGCGATCGGTCAGCCCCAGTGCTGGCCCGCGAGCCAGGCCACTCCCACGATGCCCGCGTTGTTGCGCAGCTCCGCCGGGATGATCGGCGTCGTGATGTCGATGAGGTGCAGGAACTCGTCGGCCCGCTTCGAGATGCCGCCCGAGACGACGAACACGTCGGGGGCGAACAGACGCTCGAGGTGACGGTAGTACGGCGTGAGACGGGCCGACCACGTCGCCATGTCGAGGTCTTCGCGCTCACGGACCTTCGCGGACGCGAAACGCTCGTAGTCCTCGTGACCGTCGAGCTGGAGGTGGCCGAGTTCCGTGTTCGGGAAGAGGCGGCCGTCGTGGAAGAGCGCGCTGCCGATGCCCGTCCCGAGGGTCGTTACGAGCACGGCGTCGAGCCGGCCCTTCGCGGCACCATAGTGCACCTCGGCGACACCCGCCGCGTCCGCGTCGTTGACGAGCGTCACCTCGTGGCCGAGGGCGTCGCCGAACAGCGCGGCGGCGTCGAGGCCGAGCCAGCGCTGCGAGATGTTCGCGGCCGAGTGGCTCACGCCGTGCTTGAGGATCGTCGGCAGGCTCACGCCGATCGGCGACGACTTCTTGAGCGGCGTGTCGAGCTCGCGCAGTTCGCCGACCATCGTGACGACGGCGTCCCGGATGTCGCCCGGGTCGCCCCCCTCGGGAGTCGGGATCTTGTGGCGCTTCGTGAGGAGTTCGCCCGTCGCGAGATCGACGACCGCGCCCTTGATGCCCGTTCCGCCGACGTCGATGCCGATCGCGGTGGCGTGCGCTTTGTCCGTGGCCTTGCCCATGCGACGACTCTAGTGGGCGTCACGCACGCGGCGGCAGGGTGAGAATCTCGGTGCGGTCCCCGAGCACGACGATCGTGTGCTCCCACTGCGCGGTGCGCGAGCCGTCGTCGGTCACGATGGTCCAGCCGTCGTCCCACTGGCGCCACCCGGCAGCGCCGCCGAGGGTGAGCATCGGCTCGACCGTGAACACCATGCCGGGCTCGATCACGTCGGCGTACGACGGCGCGTCGTAGTGGGGGATGATGAGCCCCGAGTGGAACGCGGCGCCCACACCGTGCCCCGTGTAGTCCCGCACGACGCCGTAGCCGAAGCGGTTCGCGTACTTCTCGATCACGCGACCGATGACGTTCACCTCACGGCCCGGGCGGGCCGCCTTGATGCCGCGCATCATGGCCTCATGCGTCCGCTCGACGAGCAAGCGGCTCTCCTCGTCGACGTCGCCCACGAGGTACATGCGGTTCGTGTCGCCGTGCATGCCCTCCTGGTAGGCGGTGATGTCGACGTTGAGGATGTCCCCGTCCTCCAGCACGGTGTCGTCGGGGATGCCGTGACAGATGACCTCGTTGAGCGAGGTGCAGATCGACTTCGGGAAGCCCCGATAGTGCAGCGTCGAGGGGTACGCGCCGCGCTCGACCATGAAGTCGTGCGCGATGACGTCGAGCTCATCGGTCGTCACACCGGGACGCACGAACTGCTCGAGGTGCTCGAGGGCCGCGGCGGCGATCGCGCCGGAGCGCCGGATGCGCTCGATCTCGGCCGCGTCGTACACGTCACCGTGGTCGATCGGCTCGGGCCCCGGTCGCCCGACGTACGGCGGACGCGCGATCGACGGCGGCACGCGAAGCTCCGGTGCGACGTTTCCGGGAACGAGCAGGGTCGAGGAGGGGTCCTTGGGCATACGCTAAGCCTATGACCGAGCATCACGACGATCAGTACTGGTTCAACACCCGCACGGGCAAGGTCGAGCGCGGCAATCAGTCGATCGCGAGCGAGCTCCTCGGGCCGTTCGCGACCGAGGCCGAGGCCGCTCGAGCGACCGAGAAGCTGCAGGAGAACGCCCGCCGCTGGGCCGAGGAGGACGCCGCGGAGGACAACTCCTAGCCCCCGACCGATCCGCGACGGGGCCGGACGAGCGATCGCTCGTCCGGCCCCGTTCGTTCCCGGCGGCCCTCGTCGCGGGGCCGGCGCCCGGTGGGCGCTCAGTCGGCGGTCGGGTCGGAGAAGCTCTCAGACGCGGCGGGGAACGTGCCGTCCTTGACGGCGTCGCGGTACGCGGTGGCGGCGTCGAGGAACACGGCCCGTGCATCTGCGAAGGCGCGGACGAAGGACGGCACGCGCCCCGAGCCGAGCCCGAGGGCGTCGGTCCACACGAGGATCTGCCCGTCGCAGCCGGCGCCGGCGCCGATGCCGATCGTCGGGATCTCGAGCTGCGCCGAGACCTCGGCGGCGATCTTCGCGGGCACCATCTCGAGTACGACCGCGAACGCGCCGGCCTCCTGCACGGCGAGCGCATCGCGCAGCAACTGTGCGCGCCCCGTCTCGCCCTTGCCCTGGATGACGTGCCCGCCGAGGCCGTGCTCCGCCTGCGGGGTGAAGCCGATGTGTCCCATGACCGGGATGCCCGCGTCGACGATGCGCCGGATGACGTCGGCACTGCGCTCGCCGCCCTCGAGCTTCACCGCGGCGACCCCCGTCTCCTTCATGAAGCGGACGGCCGTGTCG is drawn from Pseudoclavibacter chungangensis and contains these coding sequences:
- the panB gene encoding 3-methyl-2-oxobutanoate hydroxymethyltransferase produces the protein MSEQAARKRVRIRHFAQAKASGEKITALTSYDVQTARIFDEAGIDVLLVGDSAANVVLGLDTTLPITVDEIITLAKAVVRGASRALVVADLPFGSYERGPEQALDTAVRFMKETGVAAVKLEGGERSADVIRRIVDAGIPVMGHIGFTPQAEHGLGGHVIQGKGETGRAQLLRDALAVQEAGAFAVVLEMVPAKIAAEVSAQLEIPTIGIGAGAGCDGQILVWTDALGLGSGRVPSFVRAFADARAVFLDAATAYRDAVKDGTFPAASESFSDPTAD
- the ppgK gene encoding polyphosphate--glucose phosphotransferase, whose amino-acid sequence is MGKATDKAHATAIGIDVGGTGIKGAVVDLATGELLTKRHKIPTPEGGDPGDIRDAVVTMVGELRELDTPLKKSSPIGVSLPTILKHGVSHSAANISQRWLGLDAAALFGDALGHEVTLVNDADAAGVAEVHYGAAKGRLDAVLVTTLGTGIGSALFHDGRLFPNTELGHLQLDGHEDYERFASAKVREREDLDMATWSARLTPYYRHLERLFAPDVFVVSGGISKRADEFLHLIDITTPIIPAELRNNAGIVGVAWLAGQHWG
- the map gene encoding type I methionyl aminopeptidase, with product MPKDPSSTLLVPGNVAPELRVPPSIARPPYVGRPGPEPIDHGDVYDAAEIERIRRSGAIAAAALEHLEQFVRPGVTTDELDVIAHDFMVERGAYPSTLHYRGFPKSICTSLNEVICHGIPDDTVLEDGDILNVDITAYQEGMHGDTNRMYLVGDVDEESRLLVERTHEAMMRGIKAARPGREVNVIGRVIEKYANRFGYGVVRDYTGHGVGAAFHSGLIIPHYDAPSYADVIEPGMVFTVEPMLTLGGAAGWRQWDDGWTIVTDDGSRTAQWEHTIVVLGDRTEILTLPPRA
- a CDS encoding SPOR domain-containing protein, which gives rise to MTEHHDDQYWFNTRTGKVERGNQSIASELLGPFATEAEAARATEKLQENARRWAEEDAAEDNS